One part of the Solanum dulcamara chromosome 8, daSolDulc1.2, whole genome shotgun sequence genome encodes these proteins:
- the LOC129900654 gene encoding FAS1 domain-containing protein SELMODRAFT_448915-like, translating to MARNYIILTFLLKLLLSSVSTATNSNSDIRQAIEEMRTANYFTFIMLINMVPVDLIQGNITFLMPRDRTLSQTLIQENDVADFLQRHSIQSPLAFDHLQHFPTGSMIPTSIPDLFLRVNNSGNMHFFLNNARVVSPNICTKSASIRCHGIDQVLEAATLASDHNASLPVPPPCDHIITSPPFGLVASPPAMSPPSAAQPISSNINPVPSSAPPLKSTVALSQTGITGLIWLLMAVKLSL from the coding sequence atGGCCAGAAATTATATAATCTTGACATTCCTTCTAAAGTTGCTGCTATCATCTGTCTCTACTGCCACAAACAGTAACTCAGACATCCGCCAAGCCATTGAGGAGATGAGGACAGCAAATTATTTCACCTTTATAATGCTGATTAACATGGTCCCTGTTGACCTTATTCAAGGAAACATCACTTTCTTGATGCCAAGAGACAGGACACTGTCCCAAACATTAATCCAAGAAAACGACGTGGCAGATTTCTTGCAACGACATTCCATACAGTCACCATTGGCTTTCGACCACCTCCAACACTTCCCAACAGGCTCCATGATACCAACTTCAATACCCGACCTTTTCCTCAGAGTCAACAATTCTGGTAACATGCATTTCTTTCTCAACAACGCCAGAGTCGTTAGTCCAAATATCTGCACCAAAAGTGCTTCCATCAGATGTCATGGCATTGATCAAGTCCTGGAAGCTGCCACTTTGGCATCTGATCATAATGCCAGTCTTCCTGTGCCTCCACCTTGTGATCATATCATTACGAGTCCGCCTTTTGGGCTGGTTGCATCACCTCCTGCAATGTCACCACCATCAGCAGCACAGCCAATAAGTAGCAACATTAATCCGGTCCCATCATCGGCTCCACCACTGAAATCTACAGTAGCTTTAAGTCAAACCGGAATAACTGGGCTTATTTGGTTGCTAATGGCCGTGAAGTTATCTCTTTGA
- the LOC129899505 gene encoding ERAD-associated E3 ubiquitin-protein ligase HRD1B-like isoform X1, with protein sequence MMRVQTYVGLSIIASLAVIYHAFSSRGQFYPAMVYLSTSKISLVLLLNMGLAVMCILWQLTKKIFLGTLREAEVERLNEQSWRELMEILFAITIFRQDFSMAFITMVTTLFLIKALHWLAQKRVEYIETTPAVTKLSHIRIVSFMGFLLLIDSLLLYNYMNHLIQTRQSSGSLFFVFEYMILATTTVATFVKYVFYVRDMLMEGQWERKAIYTFYFELIRDLIHLTMYMCFFLMIFINYGVPLHLIRKLYETFHNFKTRVADYIRYRKITSNMNLHFPDATPEELNGGDTICIICREEMTTAKKLTCGHVFHVNCLRSWLERQHTCPTCRALVVPPENGTHAAGFRYAQQGTSLASISQGSQANPRTNGYVSQHQARLQAAVAAAAIYEQSFVYPSAPTLPQYRSHGYALFPPSYGPVSSVSVDSERERAANEWLQQHQSANMPFAYYLQSSFGPSGYPGANMPFGDSSWSNLSTSDTPLEAHRIFLQKQSEVLQNQLMLLESSKTQRAADGAKVSESKGKTISLENAQNRQAEGADI encoded by the exons ATGATGAGAGTACAAACTTATGTTGGGCTTAGTATAATAGCTTCACTAGCTGTCATTTATCATGCCTTTAGTAGTAGAGGCCAGTTTTACCCTGCAATGGTTTATTTATCGACATCTAAGATCAGTCTGGTGCTTCTCCTCAACATGGGTCTTGCCGTTATGTGCATTTTGTGGCAGCTAACCAAGAAAATTTTCCTTGGCACCCTTCGAGAGGCAGAAGTGGAGAGGCTAAATGAGCAGTCATGGCGGGAACTCATGGAAATACTTTTCGCAATCACTATTTTCCGGCAAGACTTCTCCATGGCGTTTATTACCATGGTTACCACACTATTTTTAATCAAGGCTTTGCATTGGTTGGCCCAGAAACGGGTTGAGTACATTGAAACAACTCCAGCTGTTACTAAGTTGTCCCACATTCGCATTGTCTCTTTCATGGGCTTCCTCCTTCTCATAGATAGTCTCCTTCTGTACAACTACATGAACCATTTGATACAGACAAGACAGTCTTCTGGTTCTCTCTTCTTCGTGTTTGA GTACATGATACTTGCTACAACAACTGTTGCAACATTTGTAAAATATGTTTTCTATGTACGTGACATGCTGATGGAAGGACAATGGGAGAGGAAGGCCATATATACTTTCTACTTTGAACTTATTCGGGACTTGATCCACTTGACTATGTACATGTGCTTCTTCCTCATGATTTTCAT CAATTATGGTGTGCCTCTGCATTTAATTCGGAAGCTTTATGAGACATTCCACAACTTCAAGACTCGAGTTGCTGATTACATACGCTATCGAAAAATCACTTCAAATATGAATCTTCATTTTCCAGATGCTACACCGGAAGAGCTCAATGG AGGTGACACTATCTGCATCATTTGTCGTGAGGAGATGACCACTGCCAAGAAACTTACTTGTGGACATGTCTTTCATGTCAATTGCCTCCGGTCATGGCTAGAACGTCAGCACACGTGTCCTACTTGCAGAGCTCTTGTTGTACCACCTGAAAATGGGACGCATGCTGCAGGATTCCGATATGCTCAGCAAG GAACAAGTTTAGCGAGCATATCTCAAGGTTCCCAAGCAAATCCTAGGACAAACGGTTATGTTAGCCAGCACCAGGCTAGACTCCAAGCTGCAGTTGCTGCTGCTGCAATTTATGAGCAGTCCTTTGTTTATCCTTCTGCACCAACACTACCCCAGTATAG GTCTCATGGATATGCTCTATTTCCTCCGTCCTATGGACCAGTCAGTTCTGTCAGCGTGGACTCAGAAAGAGAGCGTGCTGCAAATGAATGGTTACAGCAACATCAATCTGCAAATATGCCTTTTGCTTACTATCTGCAGAGCAGTTTTGGTCCTTCAGGATATCCTGGTGCTAACATGCCTTTTGGAGATAGTTCCTGGAGTAACCTTAGTACTTCAGATACTCCACTCGAGGCACATAGGATATTCTTACAGAAGCAGAGTGAG GTTCTGCAAAATCAGCTCATGCTTCTAGAGAGTTCAAAGACACAGAGAGCAGCAGATGGCGCAAAAGTTTCTGAGAGCAAGGGAAAAACAATTTCATTAGAGAATGCTCAAAATAGACAGGCTGAAGGTGCAGATATTTAA
- the LOC129899505 gene encoding ERAD-associated E3 ubiquitin-protein ligase HRD1A-like isoform X4: MILATTTVATFVKYVFYVRDMLMEGQWERKAIYTFYFELIRDLIHLTMYMCFFLMIFINYGVPLHLIRKLYETFHNFKTRVADYIRYRKITSNMNLHFPDATPEELNGGDTICIICREEMTTAKKLTCGHVFHVNCLRSWLERQHTCPTCRALVVPPENGTHAAGFRYAQQGTSLASISQGSQANPRTNGYVSQHQARLQAAVAAAAIYEQSFVYPSAPTLPQYRSHGYALFPPSYGPVSSVSVDSERERAANEWLQQHQSANMPFAYYLQSSFGPSGYPGANMPFGDSSWSNLSTSDTPLEAHRIFLQKQSEVLQNQLMLLESSKTQRAADGAKVSESKGKTISLENAQNRQAEGADI; the protein is encoded by the exons ATGATACTTGCTACAACAACTGTTGCAACATTTGTAAAATATGTTTTCTATGTACGTGACATGCTGATGGAAGGACAATGGGAGAGGAAGGCCATATATACTTTCTACTTTGAACTTATTCGGGACTTGATCCACTTGACTATGTACATGTGCTTCTTCCTCATGATTTTCAT CAATTATGGTGTGCCTCTGCATTTAATTCGGAAGCTTTATGAGACATTCCACAACTTCAAGACTCGAGTTGCTGATTACATACGCTATCGAAAAATCACTTCAAATATGAATCTTCATTTTCCAGATGCTACACCGGAAGAGCTCAATGG AGGTGACACTATCTGCATCATTTGTCGTGAGGAGATGACCACTGCCAAGAAACTTACTTGTGGACATGTCTTTCATGTCAATTGCCTCCGGTCATGGCTAGAACGTCAGCACACGTGTCCTACTTGCAGAGCTCTTGTTGTACCACCTGAAAATGGGACGCATGCTGCAGGATTCCGATATGCTCAGCAAG GAACAAGTTTAGCGAGCATATCTCAAGGTTCCCAAGCAAATCCTAGGACAAACGGTTATGTTAGCCAGCACCAGGCTAGACTCCAAGCTGCAGTTGCTGCTGCTGCAATTTATGAGCAGTCCTTTGTTTATCCTTCTGCACCAACACTACCCCAGTATAG GTCTCATGGATATGCTCTATTTCCTCCGTCCTATGGACCAGTCAGTTCTGTCAGCGTGGACTCAGAAAGAGAGCGTGCTGCAAATGAATGGTTACAGCAACATCAATCTGCAAATATGCCTTTTGCTTACTATCTGCAGAGCAGTTTTGGTCCTTCAGGATATCCTGGTGCTAACATGCCTTTTGGAGATAGTTCCTGGAGTAACCTTAGTACTTCAGATACTCCACTCGAGGCACATAGGATATTCTTACAGAAGCAGAGTGAG GTTCTGCAAAATCAGCTCATGCTTCTAGAGAGTTCAAAGACACAGAGAGCAGCAGATGGCGCAAAAGTTTCTGAGAGCAAGGGAAAAACAATTTCATTAGAGAATGCTCAAAATAGACAGGCTGAAGGTGCAGATATTTAA
- the LOC129901388 gene encoding binding partner of ACD11 1-like — translation MSVKTVQVNNVSLGAKELDIKEFFSFSGDIDYLEMKGENERSQVAYVTFKDPQSAETAVLLSGATIVDQSISIVLAPEYKLPPTASVSQVPTESSNVPAAGSAIQKAEDVVSSMLAKGFILGKDAVGKAKALDERHKITSTTSATVASLDQKYGLSEKITTGATIVNHKVKEMDQKFQVSEKSKSAFAAAEQTVSNAGSAIMKNRYALTGVTWAAGAFSRVTKAAGEVGQKTKEKLAEEERRTFTKGHAQEQAADSAKGDVQELSAASAKSDVQDHAAASAKQEHPESQTGIEESTIPSLPPKA, via the exons ATGTCG GTTAAAACAGTGCAAGTGAACAATGTTTCTTTGGGTGCTAAAGAGCTAGATATCAAGGAGTTCTTCTCCTTTTCTGGGGATATTGATTATTTAGAGATGAAAGG cGAGAATGAGCGATCTCAAGTTGCTTATGTCACGTTCAAGGATCCTCAGAGTGCGGAGACTGCAGTTCTTCTTTCA GGAGCTACAATTGTTGATCAGTCCATCTCAATAGTCCTAGCTCCCGAGTACAAGCTCCCACCTACAGCTTCAGTATCACAAGTT CCAACTGAAAGCAGCAATGTACCCGCTGCTGGATCTGCTATTCAAAAGGCAGAGGACGTAGTCAGCAGCATGTTGGCAAAGGGCTTTATCTTGGGCAAGGATGCAGTTGGCAAAGCCAAGGCACTAGACGAGAGACACAAGATCACATCCACTACCTCAGCCACAGTTGCTTCTTTAGACCAAAAATATGGCCTTAGCGAGAAAATCACTACAGGAGCAACCATTGTGAACCACAAAGTGAAAGAAATGGACCAGAAGTTCCAAGTCTCCGAAAAGTCAAAATCTGCTTTTGCAGCTGCTGAGCAGACGGTTAGCAATGCTGGATCCGCCATCATGAAGAACAGATATGCTTTGACCGGTGTAACTTGGGCTGCAGGTGCTTTTAGTCGGGTCACTAAGGCTGCCGGGGAAGTGGGACAGAAGACGAAAGAAAAACTGGccgaagaagaaagaagaacttTTACAAAAGGTCATGCACAAGAACAAGCTGCAGATTCCGCTAAAGGTGATGTGCAAGAACTTTCTGCAGCTTCAGCTAAAAGTGATGTGCAAGATCATGCTGCAGCTTCTGCAAAACAAGAACACCCCGAGTCCCAAACCGGAATTGAGGAATCTACCATTCCCTCTCTTCCCCCTAAAGCTTAA
- the LOC129899706 gene encoding syntaxin-22-like codes for MSFEDLESGRSLYVQGGNGSWGRQTKQTITNPSASDNRQSIVVGVFQINTALTNFQRLVNTLGTPKDTLQLRHKIHSTRQQIGELIKGTSATLKQTIESNRHSQSSVTKKIADTKLAKDLQSVLKKFQKAQQLAAQREVAYTPFISQEIISSRSPELQISSSISPESGSILLESKRQNVVQLEHEIVFNRTIIEEREQGIIEIQQQIGELNEVFKDLALLVHEQGTMLDDISSNIESSHDATAQAAKQLTKASKTQQCNSSMSCLLLVIFGVILLIIIILALP; via the exons ATGAGctttgaagatcttgaatcagGCAGGTCATTGTATGTTCAAGGAGGAAATGGATCATGGGGACGACAAACAAAACAAACCATCACAAATCCTTCTGCTTCTGATAATCGTCAATCCATAGTAGTTGGTGTGTTTCAAATAAACACGGCTTTGACAAACTTTCAACGCCTAGTTAACACCCTTGGAACTCCCAAAGACACTCTTCAACTCCGCCACAAGAT CCACAGTACAAGGCAGCAAATTGGGGAATTGATAAAAGGAACTTCAGCTACCCTAAAGCAAACCATTGAATCAAATCGACATTCTCAATCTAGT GTCACCAAGAAGATTGCCGATACTAAGCTTGCTAAGGATTTACAATCAGTTCTTAAAAAGTTCCAAAAGGCTCAGCAACTTGCAGCACAGAGAGAAGTAGCTTACACTCCTTTCATCTCCCAGGAAATCATTTCATCTAG AAGCCCAGAGCTTCAGATAAGTTCATCTATCAGTCCCGAGAGCGGTTCTATCCTTCTGGAATCCAAAAG ACAGAATGTGGTACAATTGGAACATGAGATTGTTTTTAACAGAACCATCATAGAAGAAAGAGAGCAAGGGATAATAGAAATCCAGCAGCAGATTGGTGAACTGAATGAGGTGTTCAAGGATTTGGCTTTATTGGTCCATGAACAAGGAACTATGCTCG ATGATATCAGTTCCAATATTGAGAGCTCTCATGATGCAACTGCACAAGCTGCTAAGCAACTTACCAAGGCATCAAAAACCCaacaatgtaattcatcaatg AGCTGCTTGTTGTTGGTGATATTTGGGGTCATCCTGCTAATAATAATTATACTGGCGCTGCCATAA
- the LOC129899505 gene encoding ERAD-associated E3 ubiquitin-protein ligase HRD1A-like isoform X3: MEILFAITIFRQDFSMAFITMVTTLFLIKALHWLAQKRVEYIETTPAVTKLSHIRIVSFMGFLLLIDSLLLYNYMNHLIQTRQSSGSLFFVFEYMILATTTVATFVKYVFYVRDMLMEGQWERKAIYTFYFELIRDLIHLTMYMCFFLMIFINYGVPLHLIRKLYETFHNFKTRVADYIRYRKITSNMNLHFPDATPEELNGGDTICIICREEMTTAKKLTCGHVFHVNCLRSWLERQHTCPTCRALVVPPENGTHAAGFRYAQQGTSLASISQGSQANPRTNGYVSQHQARLQAAVAAAAIYEQSFVYPSAPTLPQYRSHGYALFPPSYGPVSSVSVDSERERAANEWLQQHQSANMPFAYYLQSSFGPSGYPGANMPFGDSSWSNLSTSDTPLEAHRIFLQKQSEVLQNQLMLLESSKTQRAADGAKVSESKGKTISLENAQNRQAEGADI, translated from the exons ATGGAAATACTTTTCGCAATCACTATTTTCCGGCAAGACTTCTCCATGGCGTTTATTACCATGGTTACCACACTATTTTTAATCAAGGCTTTGCATTGGTTGGCCCAGAAACGGGTTGAGTACATTGAAACAACTCCAGCTGTTACTAAGTTGTCCCACATTCGCATTGTCTCTTTCATGGGCTTCCTCCTTCTCATAGATAGTCTCCTTCTGTACAACTACATGAACCATTTGATACAGACAAGACAGTCTTCTGGTTCTCTCTTCTTCGTGTTTGA GTACATGATACTTGCTACAACAACTGTTGCAACATTTGTAAAATATGTTTTCTATGTACGTGACATGCTGATGGAAGGACAATGGGAGAGGAAGGCCATATATACTTTCTACTTTGAACTTATTCGGGACTTGATCCACTTGACTATGTACATGTGCTTCTTCCTCATGATTTTCAT CAATTATGGTGTGCCTCTGCATTTAATTCGGAAGCTTTATGAGACATTCCACAACTTCAAGACTCGAGTTGCTGATTACATACGCTATCGAAAAATCACTTCAAATATGAATCTTCATTTTCCAGATGCTACACCGGAAGAGCTCAATGG AGGTGACACTATCTGCATCATTTGTCGTGAGGAGATGACCACTGCCAAGAAACTTACTTGTGGACATGTCTTTCATGTCAATTGCCTCCGGTCATGGCTAGAACGTCAGCACACGTGTCCTACTTGCAGAGCTCTTGTTGTACCACCTGAAAATGGGACGCATGCTGCAGGATTCCGATATGCTCAGCAAG GAACAAGTTTAGCGAGCATATCTCAAGGTTCCCAAGCAAATCCTAGGACAAACGGTTATGTTAGCCAGCACCAGGCTAGACTCCAAGCTGCAGTTGCTGCTGCTGCAATTTATGAGCAGTCCTTTGTTTATCCTTCTGCACCAACACTACCCCAGTATAG GTCTCATGGATATGCTCTATTTCCTCCGTCCTATGGACCAGTCAGTTCTGTCAGCGTGGACTCAGAAAGAGAGCGTGCTGCAAATGAATGGTTACAGCAACATCAATCTGCAAATATGCCTTTTGCTTACTATCTGCAGAGCAGTTTTGGTCCTTCAGGATATCCTGGTGCTAACATGCCTTTTGGAGATAGTTCCTGGAGTAACCTTAGTACTTCAGATACTCCACTCGAGGCACATAGGATATTCTTACAGAAGCAGAGTGAG GTTCTGCAAAATCAGCTCATGCTTCTAGAGAGTTCAAAGACACAGAGAGCAGCAGATGGCGCAAAAGTTTCTGAGAGCAAGGGAAAAACAATTTCATTAGAGAATGCTCAAAATAGACAGGCTGAAGGTGCAGATATTTAA
- the LOC129899505 gene encoding ERAD-associated E3 ubiquitin-protein ligase HRD1B-like isoform X2: MELTKKIFLGTLREAEVERLNEQSWRELMEILFAITIFRQDFSMAFITMVTTLFLIKALHWLAQKRVEYIETTPAVTKLSHIRIVSFMGFLLLIDSLLLYNYMNHLIQTRQSSGSLFFVFEYMILATTTVATFVKYVFYVRDMLMEGQWERKAIYTFYFELIRDLIHLTMYMCFFLMIFINYGVPLHLIRKLYETFHNFKTRVADYIRYRKITSNMNLHFPDATPEELNGGDTICIICREEMTTAKKLTCGHVFHVNCLRSWLERQHTCPTCRALVVPPENGTHAAGFRYAQQGTSLASISQGSQANPRTNGYVSQHQARLQAAVAAAAIYEQSFVYPSAPTLPQYRSHGYALFPPSYGPVSSVSVDSERERAANEWLQQHQSANMPFAYYLQSSFGPSGYPGANMPFGDSSWSNLSTSDTPLEAHRIFLQKQSEVLQNQLMLLESSKTQRAADGAKVSESKGKTISLENAQNRQAEGADI; the protein is encoded by the exons ATGGAG CTAACCAAGAAAATTTTCCTTGGCACCCTTCGAGAGGCAGAAGTGGAGAGGCTAAATGAGCAGTCATGGCGGGAACTCATGGAAATACTTTTCGCAATCACTATTTTCCGGCAAGACTTCTCCATGGCGTTTATTACCATGGTTACCACACTATTTTTAATCAAGGCTTTGCATTGGTTGGCCCAGAAACGGGTTGAGTACATTGAAACAACTCCAGCTGTTACTAAGTTGTCCCACATTCGCATTGTCTCTTTCATGGGCTTCCTCCTTCTCATAGATAGTCTCCTTCTGTACAACTACATGAACCATTTGATACAGACAAGACAGTCTTCTGGTTCTCTCTTCTTCGTGTTTGA GTACATGATACTTGCTACAACAACTGTTGCAACATTTGTAAAATATGTTTTCTATGTACGTGACATGCTGATGGAAGGACAATGGGAGAGGAAGGCCATATATACTTTCTACTTTGAACTTATTCGGGACTTGATCCACTTGACTATGTACATGTGCTTCTTCCTCATGATTTTCAT CAATTATGGTGTGCCTCTGCATTTAATTCGGAAGCTTTATGAGACATTCCACAACTTCAAGACTCGAGTTGCTGATTACATACGCTATCGAAAAATCACTTCAAATATGAATCTTCATTTTCCAGATGCTACACCGGAAGAGCTCAATGG AGGTGACACTATCTGCATCATTTGTCGTGAGGAGATGACCACTGCCAAGAAACTTACTTGTGGACATGTCTTTCATGTCAATTGCCTCCGGTCATGGCTAGAACGTCAGCACACGTGTCCTACTTGCAGAGCTCTTGTTGTACCACCTGAAAATGGGACGCATGCTGCAGGATTCCGATATGCTCAGCAAG GAACAAGTTTAGCGAGCATATCTCAAGGTTCCCAAGCAAATCCTAGGACAAACGGTTATGTTAGCCAGCACCAGGCTAGACTCCAAGCTGCAGTTGCTGCTGCTGCAATTTATGAGCAGTCCTTTGTTTATCCTTCTGCACCAACACTACCCCAGTATAG GTCTCATGGATATGCTCTATTTCCTCCGTCCTATGGACCAGTCAGTTCTGTCAGCGTGGACTCAGAAAGAGAGCGTGCTGCAAATGAATGGTTACAGCAACATCAATCTGCAAATATGCCTTTTGCTTACTATCTGCAGAGCAGTTTTGGTCCTTCAGGATATCCTGGTGCTAACATGCCTTTTGGAGATAGTTCCTGGAGTAACCTTAGTACTTCAGATACTCCACTCGAGGCACATAGGATATTCTTACAGAAGCAGAGTGAG GTTCTGCAAAATCAGCTCATGCTTCTAGAGAGTTCAAAGACACAGAGAGCAGCAGATGGCGCAAAAGTTTCTGAGAGCAAGGGAAAAACAATTTCATTAGAGAATGCTCAAAATAGACAGGCTGAAGGTGCAGATATTTAA